GAATCATTGTGGGAACGGATCCGGTTGCTGTTGATTCGGTTGGCCTCAGAATCATCCAGGCTAAAAGAAAGCAGTTTTTCGGCGATGACCGCCCTCTGAATCCTCCGGCCAAACATATCTACCTTGCCGATACCAGGCATCACCTGGGAACGGCCGATCCTGCTAAAATTGATCTTGTTACTATGGGCTGGGCCGATAATCAACTTGTCTGAACCATGAATAAAAAACAGCGAATTTCCCTTTCCGCCATCATCCCCGGGCCTCCCGAAACAGTTTATGAGGCCTGGCTGGATGCAGATCAGCATGCCGCTTTTACCGGCGATAATGTACGGATCGAACCTTTTCCCGGTGGCACATTCAATATATGGAACGGCTATATCACAGGGCGCATCCTGCATCTCGAGCCTCCGAAACGGATTATTCAGGCCTGGCGAAGTGCTGATTTCCCGCCCGACAGCCCTGCTTCCGAACTCGAAATACGTCTTGAAAAAAAAGGCAACGATACCCTGTTCCAGCTTTTTCATAGCGGAATACCTGATGAAGTGGCCATCGATTTTAACCAGTGGTGGATCGAAAACTATATCGATCCCATGAAATTGTACTTCGGAACGCTTGCCCAGGGTACCCGCAACGAATAATGTCAGTCCGGTTTTCTGAACTTTTTCCTCTTTCCTGCGTTTCTTAACAAAAAAATGAGACCAATCCGGATTTTGTCTCTTCTAATATTTATTGCTGTGAATCATATCAACGCACAAAAACCGGACCCGCCGAGTTCCGGTTCATCCCATGCATTTGCAACCTTTGGTACCGGATGTTTCTGGTGTACGGAAGCTGTTTTCCGGGAACTGAAGGGTGTCATTTCAGTAACACCCGGGTATTCCGGCGGTCACGTCCGGAATCCTTCTTATCGTGAGGTTTGTACGGGAACAACCGGGCACGCTGAAGTCTGTCATATTGAGTTTGACCCTGAGATAATTTCTTTTAAAGAACTGCTCGAAGTATTCTGGGAAGTACATGACCCCACAACTTACAACAGGCAGGGGAACGATGTAGGCCCTCAGTACCGTTCTGTGATTTTTTACCATAATGATCAGCAGAAAAAGGAAGCGGAATATCTGAAAGCTCGTTTGAACGAACTCAATGTGTATGGTAAACCGGTTGTAACTGAAATCAGTCCTTTCCTGAACTTTTATCCGGCTGAGGATTATCATAAGGAATACTACCTTCTTCATGGCGACCAGCCATATTGCCAGATTGTGATCAGGCCCAAGGTCGAAAAGTTCCGTAAAATATTCAGGGACAAACTAAAAGACACCCTCGACCGCTGACAGAAAAGGTGGTAAGTTAATACCGGAAAAGAAGACAGGCATCTCCGTAACTCAGGAAGCGAAATCCGTTTTCCAGGGCATAGGTATAAATTTTTCTCCAGTCATTTCCTGTATAGGCGGCCACCAGCATCAGCAGAGTGCTTCCCGGTTGGTGAAAGTTGGTTATCATGGCATCAGCCAGAGCAAACCGGTATCCCGGAATGATCATGAGGCGGGTGGAGGCAAATAACCTGTCCATTCCTTTCGAATGCATCCATTTTGCCAGTGCATCAAGGGCTTCTTTGCGCGGAATGTCCTGCGGTATGTGTTTCCATTCCCATTGTTCAACCAAAAGATGATCCTTCGTTTTCCTTCCTGTCAGTAAGTTTGTGCCCAGGATATAAAGACTTTCCAATGTTCTTACGCTGGTAGTACCTACCGGAATCACCGGTCCGTCATGAGTGGACAGCCGGGTCACAAAAGCGGAGCTGACGGAAAAATGTTCGGTATGCATTTCATGTTGCCGGATATCTTCGTGCTTAACAGGCTGAAAGGTCCCGGCCGCCACATGCAGTGTCAGATGAGCGGATGAAATACCTTTTTCTGTCAACAACTTTAAAACATGCGGGGTAAAATGAAGCCCGGCAGTAGGCGCTGCCACCGATCCATTATTTCTGGCATAGATGGTCTGATAGCGTTCGCGGTCCAGTTCCACCGCCTCTCTTTTCAGGTAAGGGGGAAGGGGAACTATTCCGAAAAGTGACAATACCCCGGCAAATGAATGATGAGGAGGATCCCAGTTGAAACGTACTATACTTTCATTTCCACTGTTTTCGAGGGTTGCGGTTAAGCGTACCTTCCCTTCCGGGCTTTCCCTGATGTCCTCCAGTGGCCCTTCCTTCCAGCGTTTTCTGTTTCCTATCAGGCATTTCCAGCGGCATTCCCCGTGCCGGCCAAAGGCAACTGAATATTCGGGGGGATCATATGGATCGAGGCAGAAAATCTCAATAACGGCCCCGGTCTTTTTTCTGAACATCAAACGGGCCGGTATGACTTTTGTATCATTAAAAACCAGCAAACTGCCTGTCGGAAGATGATCAGACAAACGGGCAAATACGTCCTGTCGTATAACTCCCTCCCTGTATATCAGTAATTTCGACTGATCCCGCTCGGGAAGAGGGAAACGGGCGATCCGTTCTTCGGGCAAAGGGTATTGATAGGTCTCTGCTCTGTATATATCCGGTTTTTCTTCCGACATGTTCCTGTTCACTTCCTGGTACCTGTTCCATTTCTTTGGCGGGGCAAAATTAGCTTAAACTGCCGTTTTTTTTAGCTAACATTCCATTCTTGGCTAAATTTGCAGAAAAAAAATATGAAAATTCAACCGGGCGACAGGGTGCGTTTCCTTGATGACGTGGGAGGCGGTATAGTAAAATACCTGTCGGGTAAGGAAATTGCCATGGTCGAAACGGAGGAAGGTTTTGAGATCCCTGTCAGTGTGAAAAAACTGGTGAAGGTCAGTGAAACTCCCGAAAATGTTACCAGACAGAACCCAAAGACCGTTAAACCTGCGGCAGAGAAAACGGAAAAAAGCTCCCCGCCGGCATCCGACCAAAATATATCCGAAACGCTGTTTCTGGGAATCGTCCCGGTTAATCCGTTTTCCATTGCCCTGAGCGATTTTTACGTTTACCTTGTTAATGATACTTCGTGGCACATGATGTTTGTAATGTCGGAAGAGCAAACCGGCAACCTGCACCTGA
The window above is part of the Bacteroidales bacterium genome. Proteins encoded here:
- the msrA gene encoding peptide-methionine (S)-S-oxide reductase MsrA produces the protein MRPIRILSLLIFIAVNHINAQKPDPPSSGSSHAFATFGTGCFWCTEAVFRELKGVISVTPGYSGGHVRNPSYREVCTGTTGHAEVCHIEFDPEIISFKELLEVFWEVHDPTTYNRQGNDVGPQYRSVIFYHNDQQKKEAEYLKARLNELNVYGKPVVTEISPFLNFYPAEDYHKEYYLLHGDQPYCQIVIRPKVEKFRKIFRDKLKDTLDR
- a CDS encoding S-adenosylmethionine:tRNA ribosyltransferase-isomerase — translated: MSEEKPDIYRAETYQYPLPEERIARFPLPERDQSKLLIYREGVIRQDVFARLSDHLPTGSLLVFNDTKVIPARLMFRKKTGAVIEIFCLDPYDPPEYSVAFGRHGECRWKCLIGNRKRWKEGPLEDIRESPEGKVRLTATLENSGNESIVRFNWDPPHHSFAGVLSLFGIVPLPPYLKREAVELDRERYQTIYARNNGSVAAPTAGLHFTPHVLKLLTEKGISSAHLTLHVAAGTFQPVKHEDIRQHEMHTEHFSVSSAFVTRLSTHDGPVIPVGTTSVRTLESLYILGTNLLTGRKTKDHLLVEQWEWKHIPQDIPRKEALDALAKWMHSKGMDRLFASTRLMIIPGYRFALADAMITNFHQPGSTLLMLVAAYTGNDWRKIYTYALENGFRFLSYGDACLLFRY